The Meiothermus cerbereus DSM 11376 genome includes a region encoding these proteins:
- a CDS encoding tRNA (adenine-N1)-methyltransferase, which produces MTYGDWALLQDRRGRTYLFRLQEGATFNYHRGSIRHEAIVQAGAGQKIATPQGELFTIHRPTLEDYVLHMPREATPTYPKDAATICFLLDLAPGMRVLEAGSGSGGLTLYLARAVGPTGQVWSYEARPRHLERAKRNLSGFEDWGNVTWVEADLAQAELPPSAFDGIALDLMEPWTVLDSITPALKIDRFLACYLPNLTQVIALLEHLQTQGLPYLLERTLEVQHREWDLRPPIAHPKFQQVGHTAFLVQLRRVEG; this is translated from the coding sequence ATGACCTACGGCGACTGGGCCCTGCTGCAAGACCGGCGGGGCCGCACTTATTTGTTTCGCTTGCAGGAAGGCGCTACCTTCAACTATCACCGAGGTTCTATCCGCCACGAGGCCATCGTGCAGGCCGGGGCCGGCCAGAAAATTGCCACCCCCCAGGGAGAGCTGTTTACCATCCACCGCCCCACCCTGGAAGACTACGTGCTCCACATGCCCCGCGAGGCCACCCCCACCTACCCCAAGGATGCCGCCACCATTTGCTTTCTGCTCGACCTGGCCCCAGGTATGCGGGTGCTGGAGGCGGGCTCGGGTTCGGGCGGCCTGACCCTGTACTTGGCGCGTGCCGTGGGCCCAACCGGCCAGGTCTGGAGCTACGAAGCCCGCCCGCGACACCTCGAGCGGGCCAAACGCAACCTGAGCGGGTTTGAAGACTGGGGCAACGTCACCTGGGTAGAAGCCGACCTGGCCCAGGCCGAGCTGCCCCCTAGTGCCTTCGACGGCATCGCGCTAGATCTAATGGAACCCTGGACGGTGCTAGATTCCATCACCCCGGCACTCAAGATAGACCGCTTTCTGGCCTGCTACCTGCCCAACCTCACCCAGGTCATTGCGCTCCTGGAGCACCTCCAAACCCAGGGCCTGCCCTATCTGCTCGAGCGCACCCTGGAGGTACAGCACCGCGAGTGGGATCTGCGCCCCCCCATCGCCCATCCCAAGTTTCAGCAGGTGGGGCATACGGCCTTTCTGGTGCAGCTCAGACGGGTGGAGGGCTGA
- a CDS encoding prepilin-type N-terminal cleavage/methylation domain-containing protein, translating into MKRACGMSVIELIIVITILGILYQP; encoded by the coding sequence GTGAAGCGTGCGTGCGGAATGAGCGTGATTGAACTGATCATTGTGATCACCATCCTGGGCATCTTGTACCAACCTTAG
- a CDS encoding DUF2442 domain-containing protein: MSSLAAKPILASAVECTEDELIVTLSDGRRLAVPIVWFPRLAKADPQERAEYELLGNGEGIHWPKIDEDISVAGLLEGRPSVEFQRRT, translated from the coding sequence ATGAGTTCTTTGGCCGCTAAACCTATTCTTGCCAGCGCTGTCGAGTGTACCGAGGACGAACTGATCGTCACACTGTCTGACGGCCGCCGCTTGGCTGTACCTATCGTTTGGTTTCCTCGGCTAGCAAAAGCCGACCCGCAAGAGCGCGCCGAGTATGAGTTGCTGGGTAATGGAGAAGGCATTCACTGGCCCAAAATCGACGAAGACATCTCCGTTGCGGGTCTTCTTGAAGGCAGGCCTTCGGTCGAGTTTCAGCGTCGCACATAA